The following proteins come from a genomic window of Nitrosopumilaceae archaeon AB1(1):
- a CDS encoding DUF561 domain-containing protein — translation MILQYVILVIIITSLVLDANATLPLPFSAIKNHGASYTDVICSGELVLVFKTNGNIPICISPISLEILLERDWVKLEYGNIISADTVLYNGIIYTFDELPFQSLAITDGIITFIGDDDDVMSLIDNFTEVIDL, via the coding sequence ATGATTCTTCAATATGTTATCCTTGTAATAATTATCACCTCTCTTGTTTTAGATGCTAATGCAACTCTTCCATTACCTTTTTCTGCTATTAAGAATCATGGAGCATCATATACGGATGTAATATGTAGTGGTGAATTAGTTTTGGTGTTTAAAACAAACGGGAATATCCCTATATGTATTAGTCCTATTTCTCTAGAGATTCTCCTAGAGCGGGACTGGGTAAAACTAGAATACGGTAACATCATTTCAGCTGATACCGTACTGTATAATGGAATCATCTACACCTTTGATGAATTACCTTTTCAGTCTCTGGCCATTACTGATGGTATTATAACATTTATCGGAGATGATGATGACGTTATGTCTTTAATTGATAATTTCACAGAGGTGATTGATCTCTGA
- a CDS encoding amidohydrolase family protein: MISDGKLVLPGFHDSHLHLLESASLIDMCIIDSQDDIDGIIDSLIGCNPELINEDWIVGYGHSISSLFGNTKSPLIILDDIFPNNPAIIMETTSHSHWVNSLALQKIMNNDTLTTSSGGFMGFVQNTTIPNGILYDNLGDVVMSIALASSLQTDNANYAGIPSGMNMLASNGITSITEARVFLDRNHHKLWQTAGSDDILTGNVVLALYAYPHLDDSAQINHLASLYNDSSNPRLTQIKMYVDGEFSHGTSKLINAYSNDTNFTSTFGINYFDEQRLTKYITTLEKIGFDFHLHASGDRFVRDALNAIENARKINGDVGARHKITHITLYHPDDVNRFADLGVVADFQTSGFFALPDFEYEMIPLIGVDCLPYFSNPRSIHDTGAVTTLSSDWSVGSLDPFVGIENALSKNHKSMPDLDSVIRAYTINAAYSMRQDDTTGSLDVGKYADLLVLDVNIFDVPVSEISKTRVLFSMFQGDVIFVDDSWR; encoded by the coding sequence TTGATCTCTGATGGTAAACTGGTACTGCCAGGATTCCATGATTCCCATCTACACCTTTTAGAATCTGCATCATTAATCGATATGTGTATAATTGATTCACAAGATGACATTGATGGAATTATTGACTCTCTGATTGGATGTAATCCTGAATTAATTAATGAAGATTGGATAGTAGGATATGGTCATTCCATCTCTTCACTTTTTGGCAATACAAAGTCTCCATTAATCATACTTGATGATATATTTCCAAATAATCCTGCAATTATAATGGAGACTACCTCACATTCACACTGGGTAAATTCTCTGGCCTTACAAAAAATAATGAATAATGACACCCTTACAACATCGTCAGGTGGATTTATGGGCTTTGTACAAAATACTACCATTCCTAATGGTATTCTATATGATAATCTTGGAGATGTCGTTATGAGTATTGCTCTGGCATCTAGTCTACAAACTGATAATGCAAATTATGCCGGTATACCATCTGGAATGAATATGTTGGCATCTAATGGAATTACCTCTATAACAGAGGCTCGTGTATTTTTAGATCGTAATCATCATAAATTATGGCAGACAGCCGGCTCTGATGATATACTAACTGGCAACGTGGTTCTTGCGCTTTACGCATATCCTCATCTTGATGACTCTGCACAAATTAATCATCTTGCATCATTATATAATGACTCTTCAAATCCCCGTCTTACCCAAATCAAAATGTATGTTGATGGCGAATTTAGTCATGGCACCTCAAAGTTGATAAATGCATATTCTAATGATACAAATTTTACCTCTACGTTTGGAATAAACTACTTTGATGAACAAAGATTAACAAAATATATCACAACACTTGAAAAAATTGGATTTGATTTTCATCTACATGCTAGTGGTGATAGATTTGTACGTGATGCTTTGAATGCGATTGAAAATGCACGGAAAATTAATGGTGATGTTGGGGCACGACATAAAATAACACACATAACATTGTATCATCCTGATGATGTGAATAGATTTGCAGATCTTGGTGTAGTGGCAGATTTTCAAACATCTGGATTTTTTGCACTACCTGATTTTGAATATGAAATGATTCCTTTGATTGGTGTTGATTGTTTACCCTACTTTTCAAATCCACGCTCCATTCATGATACTGGTGCTGTTACTACTCTGAGCAGTGATTGGAGTGTAGGTAGTCTTGATCCTTTTGTAGGAATTGAAAATGCATTGTCTAAAAATCACAAAAGTATGCCTGATTTAGATTCTGTTATTAGAGCATATACTATTAATGCGGCATACTCTATGCGTCAAGATGATACAACCGGTTCACTGGATGTAGGAAAATATGCTGATCTTTTAGTATTAGATGTGAATATATTTGATGTTCCAGTTAGTGAGATTTCCAAGACCAGAGTATTGTTTAGTATGTTTCAAGGAGATGTGATATTTGTAGATGATTCTTGGAGATGA
- the purS gene encoding phosphoribosylformylglycinamidine synthase subunit PurS has product MLGCTVVVTIQNKPEISDPEGTSILNNLVLRYGNMNVSSIRTAKTLKFTIDSDSDNIEDRVRQMCDDLHIYNPLISTITVKKEIQ; this is encoded by the coding sequence GTGTTGGGATGTACCGTTGTTGTTACAATTCAAAACAAGCCAGAAATTAGTGATCCTGAAGGCACAAGTATACTGAATAATCTAGTTTTACGGTATGGCAACATGAATGTATCTAGCATTAGAACTGCCAAGACTTTGAAATTTACAATTGATTCAGATTCAGATAACATTGAAGATAGAGTACGACAAATGTGCGATGACTTGCACATTTACAATCCTCTAATTAGCACCATAACGGTCAAGAAAGAGATTCAATGA